From Daucus carota subsp. sativus chromosome 6, DH1 v3.0, whole genome shotgun sequence, the proteins below share one genomic window:
- the LOC108225133 gene encoding uncharacterized protein LOC108225133 isoform X2, translating to MRKFVRSVRHFRLACQHGRTNSSNGSSNGSKNIPDYLVSTTTNPKSLYYRGDGHVQRNPSCIITRALCTEVSNISTAGSHSGGPLVEYKRRIATGELVDGDICQVGTVKEIQRLYDELIESEIACRLDRYDASEKELRCRWLWSRLKPQYTYSPVKGLYLYGGVGTGKTMLMDLFFEQLPSGWRKKRIHFHDFMLDVHSRLQKHKGVADPLEVVAAEISDEAILLCLDEFMVTDVADASLLNRLFRHLFSTGAILIATSNRAPDNLYERGLQRDLFLPFISALKERCAVHEICSSTDYRKMTSAEQGFYFVEKYPSGLLKQKFEQLISHHKAVPQKVEVIMGRRLQVPLGANGCAYFTFEDLCDKPLGAADYLGLSKNFHTLALDGVPKFGLHNRAAAYRFITLVDVMYENKARLICAAEGTPLQIFEKVVTISDAQLMSPRTSRSRKNDEIDLCVDNELGFAKDRTISRLTEMNSSEYHEQHAEFLAEVWHQQELSTILPHLK from the exons ATGAGGAAGTTTGTTCGTTCTGTACGGCATTTTAGATTAGCTTGTCAGCATGGAAGGACTAACTCTAGTAATGGATCAAGTAATGGATCAAAGAATATACCCGATTATTTGGTTAGTACAACAACAAATCCAAAGTCTTTGTATTATAGAGGAGATGGCCATGTGCAGCGAAACCCCTCTTGTATAATCACAAGAGCGTTATGTACTGAAGTTTCTAACATCTCAACTGCAG GATCACATTCTGGAGGGCCTCTTGTGGAGTATAAGCGTAGAATTGCTACAGGTGAACTTGTGGATGGTGACATTTGCCAG GTAGGCACCGTAAAAGAAATACAGAGACTATATGATGAGCTAATTGAGTCGGAAATAGCCTGTCGTTTGGACCGCTATGATGCTTCTGAGAAAGAATTGAG ATGTAGGTGGTTGTGGTCCCGTCTCAAACCTCAGTATACTTACTCACCTGTAAAAGGACTTTATCTATATGGAGGGGTTGGCACAGGAAAAACTATGTTGATGGATTTGTTTTTCGAACAGTT GCCTTCCGGTTGGAGGAAAAAGAGGATCCATTTCCACGACTTTATGTTGGATGTACACAGTCGCTTGCAG AAGCACAAGGGTGTGGCTGATCCCCTTGAAGTTGTTGCAGCAGAGATATCTGATGAAGCAATTTTGTTATGCCTCGATGAATTTATG GTGACTGATGTTGCTGATGCATCATTGTTGAACCGTCTTTTTAGACATCTATTCAGCACTGGAGCT ATTCTTATTGCTACTTCCAACCGTGCTCCAGACAACCTTTATGAGCGGGGGCTGCAAAGAGATCTTTTTCTGCCATTTATTTCTGCCTTGAAG GAAAGATGTGCAGTGCATGAAATTTGTTCGTCAACAGACTACCGCAAAATGACTTCG GCTGAGCAAGGTTTTTACTTTGTTGAGAAGTATCCGTCAGGCCTTCTTAAGCAAAAATTTGAGCAGTTGATCTCTCATCATAAGGCTGTTCCACAAAAGGTGGAAGTCATAATGGGAAGAAGATTGCAG GTTCCGCTTGGTGCTAATGGATGTGCATACTTTACTTTCGAGGATCTTTGTGACAAACCTCTTGGAGCTGCAGACTATTTAGGATTGTCTA AGAACTTTCATACCCTGGCTTTGGATGGAGTGCCAAAATTTGGGCTCCACAACAGGGCAGCAGCCTATCGTTTCATCACTCTAGTTGAT GTTATGTACGAGAATAAAGCCCGACTTATATGTGCAGCTGAGGGGACTCCCCTCCAGATTTTCGAAAAAGTTGTCACAATTTCTGATGCACAGCTTATGTCACCTAGAACTTCAAGGTCGAGGAAGAATGATGAGATTGACCTTTGTGTGGATAACGAATTGGGTTTTGCAAAAGATAGGACCATCAGCAG GTTAACAGAGATGAATAGCAGTGAGTATCACGAGCAACATGCTGAATTTTTGGCAGAAGTGTGGCACCAACAAG
- the LOC108224929 gene encoding probable caffeoyl-CoA O-methyltransferase At4g26220 isoform X1: MLQSHDRFVSTNHQNETIATEACKSFNMASSLACRCVNSFPQFRNRLFTTTSLPKPNAVVFLKHIACSSIAAAETLTSDAVVVSGDGKYGRKEIISITPRLYDYLLDNVREPQILRELREETSTMRGSQMQVSPDQAQLLAMLVQILGAEKCIEVGVYTGYSSLAVALVLPESGRLVACERDGKALEVAKRYYEQAGVLHKVDVRHGLAADALKLMIQNGEGCSYDFAFVDADKRNYQEYFELLLQLVRVGGIIVIDNVLWHGKVANPLVNDAKTVSIRNFNQGIMEDERVSISMVPIGDGITICRKN; this comes from the exons ATGTTACAGTCACATGACCGTTTTGTCTCAACGAACCATCAGAATGAAACAATAGCCACTGAGGCTTGTAAATCCTTCAACATGGCTAGCTCGTTGGCGTGCCGTTGCGTCAATTCTTTCCCACAATTTCGCAATCGTTTATTCACCACCACCTCCTTGCCCAAGCCAAACGCCGTCGTTTTCCTCAAACACATCGCGTGCTCCTCAATCGCCGCCGCCGAAACCCTCACTTCCGACGCCGTCGTTGTCTCCGGCGACGGCAAGTACGGGCGCAAAgaaatcatcagcatcactCCACGCCTCTACGATTACTTGCTCGATAATGTCAGAGAACCACAA ATTCTGCGGGAATTACGGGAGGAGACTTCGACGATGCGTGGTAGTCAGATGCAG GTATCTCCTGATCAAGCACAACTACTCGCAATGCTAGTCCAGATTCTAGGGGCAGAAAAGTGCATAGAAGTTGGTGTTTATACG GGATACTCCTCACTGGCTGTTGCTCTTGTCCTACCGGAGTCCGGCCGTTTAGTTGCTTGTGAAAGAGATGGGAAGGCTCTTGAGGTGGCGAAAAGGTATTATGAGCAAGCTGGTGTCTTGCATAAG GTTGATGTCAGACATGGGCTAGCAGCTGATGCATTGAAATTAATGATTCAGAATGGAGAAGGTTGCAG CTATGACTTTGCATTTGTTGATGCTGACAAAAGAAATTATCAAGAATACTTTGAATTGCTGCTACAACTG GTGAGGGTTGGTGGGATTATTGTAATTGATAATGTGCTCTGGCATGGCAAAGTTGCCAATCCACTG GTTAATGATGCCAAGACAGTCAGCATTAGGAATTTCAATCAAGGTATAATGGAGGATGAACGTGTAAGCATTAGCATG GTGCCAATAGGCGATGGCATCACGATCTGTCGGAAGAACTGA
- the LOC108225133 gene encoding uncharacterized protein LOC108225133 isoform X1, giving the protein MRKFVRSVRHFRLACQHGRTNSSNGSSNGSKNIPDYLVSTTTNPKSLYYRGDGHVQRNPSCIITRALCTEVSNISTAGSHSGGPLVEYKRRIATGELVDGDICQVGTVKEIQRLYDELIESEIACRLDRYDASEKELRCRWLWSRLKPQYTYSPVKGLYLYGGVGTGKTMLMDLFFEQLPSGWRKKRIHFHDFMLDVHSRLQKHKGVADPLEVVAAEISDEAILLCLDEFMVTDVADASLLNRLFRHLFSTGAILIATSNRAPDNLYERGLQRDLFLPFISALKERCAVHEICSSTDYRKMTSAEQGFYFVEKYPSGLLKQKFEQLISHHKAVPQKVEVIMGRRLQVPLGANGCAYFTFEDLCDKPLGAADYLGLSKNFHTLALDGVPKFGLHNRAAAYRFITLVDVMYENKARLICAAEGTPLQIFEKVVTISDAQLMSPRTSRSRKNDEIDLCVDNELGFAKDRTISRLTEMNSSEYHEQHAEFLAEVWHQQALELRTNDEEMVQSFRRSCHT; this is encoded by the exons ATGAGGAAGTTTGTTCGTTCTGTACGGCATTTTAGATTAGCTTGTCAGCATGGAAGGACTAACTCTAGTAATGGATCAAGTAATGGATCAAAGAATATACCCGATTATTTGGTTAGTACAACAACAAATCCAAAGTCTTTGTATTATAGAGGAGATGGCCATGTGCAGCGAAACCCCTCTTGTATAATCACAAGAGCGTTATGTACTGAAGTTTCTAACATCTCAACTGCAG GATCACATTCTGGAGGGCCTCTTGTGGAGTATAAGCGTAGAATTGCTACAGGTGAACTTGTGGATGGTGACATTTGCCAG GTAGGCACCGTAAAAGAAATACAGAGACTATATGATGAGCTAATTGAGTCGGAAATAGCCTGTCGTTTGGACCGCTATGATGCTTCTGAGAAAGAATTGAG ATGTAGGTGGTTGTGGTCCCGTCTCAAACCTCAGTATACTTACTCACCTGTAAAAGGACTTTATCTATATGGAGGGGTTGGCACAGGAAAAACTATGTTGATGGATTTGTTTTTCGAACAGTT GCCTTCCGGTTGGAGGAAAAAGAGGATCCATTTCCACGACTTTATGTTGGATGTACACAGTCGCTTGCAG AAGCACAAGGGTGTGGCTGATCCCCTTGAAGTTGTTGCAGCAGAGATATCTGATGAAGCAATTTTGTTATGCCTCGATGAATTTATG GTGACTGATGTTGCTGATGCATCATTGTTGAACCGTCTTTTTAGACATCTATTCAGCACTGGAGCT ATTCTTATTGCTACTTCCAACCGTGCTCCAGACAACCTTTATGAGCGGGGGCTGCAAAGAGATCTTTTTCTGCCATTTATTTCTGCCTTGAAG GAAAGATGTGCAGTGCATGAAATTTGTTCGTCAACAGACTACCGCAAAATGACTTCG GCTGAGCAAGGTTTTTACTTTGTTGAGAAGTATCCGTCAGGCCTTCTTAAGCAAAAATTTGAGCAGTTGATCTCTCATCATAAGGCTGTTCCACAAAAGGTGGAAGTCATAATGGGAAGAAGATTGCAG GTTCCGCTTGGTGCTAATGGATGTGCATACTTTACTTTCGAGGATCTTTGTGACAAACCTCTTGGAGCTGCAGACTATTTAGGATTGTCTA AGAACTTTCATACCCTGGCTTTGGATGGAGTGCCAAAATTTGGGCTCCACAACAGGGCAGCAGCCTATCGTTTCATCACTCTAGTTGAT GTTATGTACGAGAATAAAGCCCGACTTATATGTGCAGCTGAGGGGACTCCCCTCCAGATTTTCGAAAAAGTTGTCACAATTTCTGATGCACAGCTTATGTCACCTAGAACTTCAAGGTCGAGGAAGAATGATGAGATTGACCTTTGTGTGGATAACGAATTGGGTTTTGCAAAAGATAGGACCATCAGCAG GTTAACAGAGATGAATAGCAGTGAGTATCACGAGCAACATGCTGAATTTTTGGCAGAAGTGTGGCACCAACAAG
- the LOC108224929 gene encoding uncharacterized protein LOC108224929 isoform X2, with protein sequence MLQSHDRFVSTNHQNETIATEACKSFNMASSLACRCVNSFPQFRNRLFTTTSLPKPNAVVFLKHIACSSIAAAETLTSDAVVVSGDGKYGRKEIISITPRLYDYLLDNILRELREETSTMRGSQMQVSPDQAQLLAMLVQILGAEKCIEVGVYTGYSSLAVALVLPESGRLVACERDGKALEVAKRYYEQAGVLHKVDVRHGLAADALKLMIQNGEGCSYDFAFVDADKRNYQEYFELLLQLVRVGGIIVIDNVLWHGKVANPLVNDAKTVSIRNFNQGIMEDERVSISMVPIGDGITICRKN encoded by the exons ATGTTACAGTCACATGACCGTTTTGTCTCAACGAACCATCAGAATGAAACAATAGCCACTGAGGCTTGTAAATCCTTCAACATGGCTAGCTCGTTGGCGTGCCGTTGCGTCAATTCTTTCCCACAATTTCGCAATCGTTTATTCACCACCACCTCCTTGCCCAAGCCAAACGCCGTCGTTTTCCTCAAACACATCGCGTGCTCCTCAATCGCCGCCGCCGAAACCCTCACTTCCGACGCCGTCGTTGTCTCCGGCGACGGCAAGTACGGGCGCAAAgaaatcatcagcatcactCCACGCCTCTACGATTACTTGCTCGATAAT ATTCTGCGGGAATTACGGGAGGAGACTTCGACGATGCGTGGTAGTCAGATGCAG GTATCTCCTGATCAAGCACAACTACTCGCAATGCTAGTCCAGATTCTAGGGGCAGAAAAGTGCATAGAAGTTGGTGTTTATACG GGATACTCCTCACTGGCTGTTGCTCTTGTCCTACCGGAGTCCGGCCGTTTAGTTGCTTGTGAAAGAGATGGGAAGGCTCTTGAGGTGGCGAAAAGGTATTATGAGCAAGCTGGTGTCTTGCATAAG GTTGATGTCAGACATGGGCTAGCAGCTGATGCATTGAAATTAATGATTCAGAATGGAGAAGGTTGCAG CTATGACTTTGCATTTGTTGATGCTGACAAAAGAAATTATCAAGAATACTTTGAATTGCTGCTACAACTG GTGAGGGTTGGTGGGATTATTGTAATTGATAATGTGCTCTGGCATGGCAAAGTTGCCAATCCACTG GTTAATGATGCCAAGACAGTCAGCATTAGGAATTTCAATCAAGGTATAATGGAGGATGAACGTGTAAGCATTAGCATG GTGCCAATAGGCGATGGCATCACGATCTGTCGGAAGAACTGA
- the LOC108225133 gene encoding uncharacterized protein LOC108225133 isoform X3: protein MRKFVRSVRHFRLACQHGRTNSSNGSSNGSKNIPDYLVSTTTNPKSLYYRGDGHVQRNPSCIITRALCTEVSNISTAGSHSGGPLVEYKRRIATGELVDGDICQVGTVKEIQRLYDELIESEIACRLDRYDASEKELRCRWLWSRLKPQYTYSPVKGLYLYGGVGTGKTMLMDLFFEQLPSGWRKKRIHFHDFMLDVHSRLQKHKGVADPLEVVAAEISDEAILLCLDEFMVTDVADASLLNRLFRHLFSTGAILIATSNRAPDNLYERGLQRDLFLPFISALKERCAVHEICSSTDYRKMTSAEQGFYFVEKYPSGLLKQKFEQLISHHKAVPQKVEVIMGRRLQVPLGANGCAYFTFEDLCDKPLGAADYLGLSKNFHTLALDGVPKFGLHNRAAAYRFITLVDVMYENKARLICAAEGTPLQIFEKVVTISDAQLMSPRTSRSRKNDEIDLCVDNELGFAKDRTISRLTEMNSSEYHEQHAEFLAEVWHQQGGDKGLQG from the exons ATGAGGAAGTTTGTTCGTTCTGTACGGCATTTTAGATTAGCTTGTCAGCATGGAAGGACTAACTCTAGTAATGGATCAAGTAATGGATCAAAGAATATACCCGATTATTTGGTTAGTACAACAACAAATCCAAAGTCTTTGTATTATAGAGGAGATGGCCATGTGCAGCGAAACCCCTCTTGTATAATCACAAGAGCGTTATGTACTGAAGTTTCTAACATCTCAACTGCAG GATCACATTCTGGAGGGCCTCTTGTGGAGTATAAGCGTAGAATTGCTACAGGTGAACTTGTGGATGGTGACATTTGCCAG GTAGGCACCGTAAAAGAAATACAGAGACTATATGATGAGCTAATTGAGTCGGAAATAGCCTGTCGTTTGGACCGCTATGATGCTTCTGAGAAAGAATTGAG ATGTAGGTGGTTGTGGTCCCGTCTCAAACCTCAGTATACTTACTCACCTGTAAAAGGACTTTATCTATATGGAGGGGTTGGCACAGGAAAAACTATGTTGATGGATTTGTTTTTCGAACAGTT GCCTTCCGGTTGGAGGAAAAAGAGGATCCATTTCCACGACTTTATGTTGGATGTACACAGTCGCTTGCAG AAGCACAAGGGTGTGGCTGATCCCCTTGAAGTTGTTGCAGCAGAGATATCTGATGAAGCAATTTTGTTATGCCTCGATGAATTTATG GTGACTGATGTTGCTGATGCATCATTGTTGAACCGTCTTTTTAGACATCTATTCAGCACTGGAGCT ATTCTTATTGCTACTTCCAACCGTGCTCCAGACAACCTTTATGAGCGGGGGCTGCAAAGAGATCTTTTTCTGCCATTTATTTCTGCCTTGAAG GAAAGATGTGCAGTGCATGAAATTTGTTCGTCAACAGACTACCGCAAAATGACTTCG GCTGAGCAAGGTTTTTACTTTGTTGAGAAGTATCCGTCAGGCCTTCTTAAGCAAAAATTTGAGCAGTTGATCTCTCATCATAAGGCTGTTCCACAAAAGGTGGAAGTCATAATGGGAAGAAGATTGCAG GTTCCGCTTGGTGCTAATGGATGTGCATACTTTACTTTCGAGGATCTTTGTGACAAACCTCTTGGAGCTGCAGACTATTTAGGATTGTCTA AGAACTTTCATACCCTGGCTTTGGATGGAGTGCCAAAATTTGGGCTCCACAACAGGGCAGCAGCCTATCGTTTCATCACTCTAGTTGAT GTTATGTACGAGAATAAAGCCCGACTTATATGTGCAGCTGAGGGGACTCCCCTCCAGATTTTCGAAAAAGTTGTCACAATTTCTGATGCACAGCTTATGTCACCTAGAACTTCAAGGTCGAGGAAGAATGATGAGATTGACCTTTGTGTGGATAACGAATTGGGTTTTGCAAAAGATAGGACCATCAGCAG GTTAACAGAGATGAATAGCAGTGAGTATCACGAGCAACATGCTGAATTTTTGGCAGAAGTGTGGCACCAACAAGGTGGCGATAAAGGGCTACAAGGATGA